The Candidatus Terasakiella magnetica genome has a segment encoding these proteins:
- a CDS encoding peptidylprolyl isomerase, with protein MVKDYTSLKNCINYTAIVKTRKKRSAMMNRTCFNLMISLLFTGFFLLPLTASAQGVMRIAAVVNDDVISALDLAQRVRLTIVTSRMQDSPQVRKRLASNILKLMIDERLKAQEAKKLGFGASDDEIKNGLVGYAQSQKIKPEMLVPFLNKIGVDIEVLEDQAIAEITWTKMLTRRGGERTRVSEKEVDDAFAQIQANKGKPEYLYSEIFIPVEAPSQDGAARQMSERLIGHIQNGSPFAALARDFSQSPSAANGGKLGWVQSGSISANIEAALQAIEEGGYSPVLRTQSGYYILQLHKMRISGQEEDDEILDVAQAVLPFAPNMAEDLRNAKRAAARNLAYEAQSCDNLVELAKKIEGGLGSRFANVKLSSMPGDIRTVLKPLRANQITTHEQKNKAVLVLMVCERKPVPKTPDIAKKKRLKQHLRMEKIGRENRRILQRLRRNAFVDIRL; from the coding sequence ATGGTTAAAGACTATACTTCTTTGAAAAACTGTATAAATTATACGGCTATAGTAAAAACTCGAAAAAAACGATCCGCCATGATGAACCGCACCTGTTTTAATTTAATGATTTCCCTGTTGTTTACAGGTTTTTTCCTCTTGCCTTTAACTGCAAGCGCGCAAGGGGTTATGCGCATTGCTGCAGTGGTCAATGATGATGTGATCTCCGCCCTTGATCTGGCCCAACGTGTGCGCTTAACAATCGTTACCTCACGCATGCAAGATAGCCCACAAGTGCGCAAACGCTTGGCGTCCAACATCTTGAAATTAATGATTGATGAGCGCCTTAAAGCACAAGAAGCTAAAAAACTTGGCTTTGGAGCAAGCGACGATGAAATCAAAAATGGTCTGGTCGGTTATGCTCAATCACAAAAGATCAAACCGGAAATGCTGGTGCCATTCCTTAATAAAATCGGTGTGGATATTGAGGTTTTAGAAGACCAAGCCATTGCAGAAATCACATGGACAAAAATGCTAACACGACGCGGTGGTGAGCGCACACGTGTGAGCGAAAAAGAGGTTGATGACGCATTTGCCCAGATTCAAGCCAATAAAGGCAAGCCGGAATATCTCTATTCTGAAATTTTCATTCCTGTAGAAGCGCCCTCACAAGACGGGGCTGCGCGCCAGATGAGTGAACGCCTGATCGGTCATATCCAAAACGGCTCTCCCTTTGCAGCCCTTGCACGGGATTTTTCCCAAAGCCCCTCTGCTGCAAATGGTGGTAAGTTAGGTTGGGTCCAATCTGGCAGTATTTCAGCCAATATCGAAGCAGCTCTGCAAGCTATAGAAGAAGGTGGTTATTCCCCCGTTCTTCGCACCCAATCAGGTTATTATATCCTACAGCTTCATAAGATGCGTATTTCAGGGCAAGAAGAGGATGACGAAATCCTTGATGTGGCCCAAGCGGTCTTGCCTTTTGCCCCCAATATGGCAGAGGACCTGCGCAACGCAAAACGTGCCGCAGCGCGTAACCTTGCTTACGAGGCACAAAGCTGTGACAATCTGGTTGAGCTGGCAAAAAAGATTGAAGGTGGACTTGGCTCTCGTTTTGCCAATGTGAAACTTTCTTCCATGCCAGGTGATATCCGCACAGTCTTAAAACCACTTCGCGCCAACCAAATCACAACGCATGAGCAGAAAAACAAGGCCGTACTGGTTTTGATGGTGTGTGAGCGCAAACCCGTCCCAAAAACGCCGGATATTGCCAAGAAAAAACGCCTCAAGCAGCATTTGCGTATGGAAAAAATCGGTCGCGAAAACCGCCGTATCTTGCAAAGATTGCGCCGCAATGCGTTTGTGGATATCCGTCTATGA